In Halorubellus sp. JP-L1, one DNA window encodes the following:
- a CDS encoding lactate utilization protein: MSQQKADYVDDTEIDTGLDDHPDDETLEETVANLEANGFEVVVVDTADEALDAVQSQIPAGASVMNGHSTTLEEIGFEDYLGSGDHDWESLPDQVWSIDDDEERQAARRDAQTADYFLGGINAIASTGELVAADMSGSRIGAYPFAAGNVVIVSGTNKVVPTLDDAFDRLESVAYPLENERAQEAYGVGSAIAKQLVFRKEMEDGRTTVVLVRDQLGY, translated from the coding sequence ATGTCCCAACAGAAAGCGGATTACGTAGACGACACAGAAATCGACACAGGACTCGACGACCACCCCGACGACGAGACGCTCGAGGAGACCGTCGCGAACCTCGAAGCGAACGGGTTCGAGGTCGTCGTCGTCGACACCGCCGACGAAGCGCTCGACGCCGTCCAGTCCCAGATCCCCGCAGGCGCGTCCGTGATGAACGGCCACTCGACGACGCTCGAGGAGATCGGGTTCGAGGACTACCTCGGCTCCGGCGACCACGACTGGGAGAGCCTCCCCGACCAGGTCTGGAGCATCGACGACGACGAAGAACGCCAGGCCGCGCGCCGCGACGCCCAGACCGCGGACTACTTCCTCGGCGGCATCAACGCCATCGCGTCGACCGGCGAACTCGTCGCCGCCGACATGTCCGGGAGCCGCATCGGCGCGTACCCCTTCGCCGCCGGGAACGTCGTCATCGTCTCCGGGACGAACAAGGTCGTCCCGACGCTCGACGACGCCTTCGACCGTCTCGAATCCGTCGCGTACCCCCTCGAGAACGAGCGCGCGCAGGAAGCCTACGGCGTCGGGTCCGCCATCGCGAAGCAACTCGTCTTCCGGAAGGAGATGGAGGACGGCCGCACGACCGTCGTCCTCGTCCGCGACCAACTCGGGTACTGA